In Flavobacteriales bacterium, the genomic stretch AGCAGAAAGAAGCTTAATTAACGGCATCTAACTTATGTAATTGTAACAGTTTTGTCATATTTTTGACATTAGCAACTTTCATATCAAATATAAACTATCTTTGTATTGGTATGAAAACTACAGCAGACACTATGAAAAAAGAACATTCGACTTGGCTAAAGCGAATTGGAGTTGTTGGTTTTCTTTTCTTTTTAATTAAAGGAATTCTTTGGCTAATTGCTCTATGGGCTGGTTACAGCCTTTTCTAAACTATTTTCTCTTAATAGGAATTCTTTTTTACACTTTTATTTTTAACTTTATAGTATAGAATTTATGCTATTTTATGATGTCTGAAGAAGCTATAATTTGGAAGTTATTGGAGGCGGTTCCTGATCCTGAAATACCTGTGTTATCTGTTATAGATCTAGGGGTAATTCGAAAAATTGATCTACAGAACGACCAAACACTGATTACCATAACCCCAACCTATTCTGGTTGTCCTGCAATGAATCAATTTGAAGACGATATCACTACGCACTTGACTAAACATGGCTATCAAAACATCATCATCAAAACATCTTATAATCCAGCCTGGACAACCGACTGGTTATCTGAAGAAGCAAAACATAAATTAGAAAAATATGGAATTGCCCCGCCTCAAGAAAAAACTACTGACAAGAGCTTCCTTTTAGGTGAACAGCCTACTGTTCGCTGCCCTCAATGTAAATCTACACATACCAAATTGGTTAGTCAATTTGGTTCGACAGCATGTAAAGCTTTATACCAATGTAATGATTGTAAGGAACCCTTTGACTATTTTAAATGTTTGTAAGGACTAAAAACAAAAACTAGATAGCTCTTCCTTTGTTCCATTAAAGTCATTCCCATCTACTGTACCAACGATACCATTTACCCTAACTTTTTCTGTAAACTGATGAAAATTCCAGGTTAGCCCTCTTAATTTATTTTTACTTGAATACGAAGCTACCCAAAGCGGATAGGCTTTAAACTCATTTTTTAGATAGCTGTTATAAAAAGACCTACTTGTATAAAGAATTGGCTTTACACCATACTTTTCTTCAGCCAATGCTAACCAATTGGCCACCCCTTTTTGAAGATTTTTCACCCCATACTTACTCATTTCCTCCACGTCTAACACAGGAAAGAAGTCTCCTTTAGATAGCTTAACATGTTGGATAAAGTTTTGAAATTGTTTTGAAGAATTTTCATTGGGTCTATAGTAATGGTAAACTCCTCTAACCAAATCCGCTGCTTTAGCTCCTTTCCAATTAACCTCAAACTGCTGATCTTTTCCATCCTGTCCCATTGTTGCTCTGATAAAGACAAATTCAATAGGATGATGTGAGGTTTTAACTTTTCTCCAATTAATATTTCCTTGGTAGTGGGAGACATCAATTCCAAACACATAAGCTTCATGAGCAATACCTAAATTCTCATTTTTACACCCATAAAATGCTAATAGTAAAAAAAGAAAAAGACAATAAAGCCTGATCATCTCTCTTTATACTGCTCTTCGTAATACTTTTGATAATCGCCAGAAGTAATATTATCCATCCATTGCTGATTAGCTAGGTACCAATCTATTGTAATATTCATCCCTTGTTCAAAAGTCACAGATGGTTCCCAGCCTAGGTCTTCCTTAATTTTTGTCGCATCAATAGCATAACGCATATCATGCCCTGCTCTATCTTTAACAAACGTAATTAAGTTTCTAGATGTTCCTTTTGGTCTTCCTAATTTTTCATCCATAGTATCACATAGCAAATGAACAATATCTATGTTCTTCCATTCATTATGCCCTCCAATATTATAGGTCTCTCCCAACTTTCCTTTATGAAAAATATCATCTATTGCTCTTGCATGGTCGACTACCCAAAGCCAATCTCTAACATTTAATCCTTCTCCATATACAGGTAGAGGCTTATTATTTTTAATGTTATTAATCATTAAGGGTAACAATTTTTCAGGAAACTGATGAGAACCGTAATTATTACTACAGTTTGACAGTTTAACAGGAATATTAAAAGTATGATAATAAGCCCTTACAATATGATCTGAACTAGCTTTTGAAGCAGAGTAAGGACTGCGTGGATCATAAGGTGTAGTTTCATAGAAATATCCTGTATCTCCTAATGATCCATAAACTTCATCAGTCGAGATATGATAAAATATTTTTCCCTCTAATTGCTCTTGCCAAATTGCTCTTGCTGCATTTAATAAATTTAATGTCCCTACAATATTGGTCATAATAAACTCATTTGGATTGGCTATTGAGCGGTCTACATGACTTTCTGCAGCAAGATGTATGACAGCATCAAATTGATACTCTTTAAAGAGTTCAAACAAGAAAGGGGCATCATTAATGTCTCCTTTCACAAAAGTGTAATTTGAATGCTCTTCTATATCTGACAAATTCTCAGGATTCCCGGCATAGGTCAACTTATCTAAATTAACAATATGATAATTAGGGTATTGGGTAACAAATAAACGTACAACATGGGAGCCAATAAAGCCACATCCACCAGTTACTAAAATATTTTTCATAATTGTGGTTATTTCTAATAAACTGTCTCAAATATAACAAAAAAAGAGCATCTTATCGATGCTCTTTTCTATTCTAATCTTCTACTAATTTTTATAAACTCCAGTAAGACAAGTCTTGAAACTGGTTTTTATACACGCCTTTAATGTCTACAAATTCACCTATATCCGTAAGAATAGATTTAAAGTATTCTTCATTTAATTGTGTGTATTCTTTGTGATTTACAGCTAAAACAACGGCATCATATTTCCCTGAAGGAGCTGCTGTTAGCTCATACCCATACTCTTCCATAAACTCTTCAGAATCTGCGTGCGGATCTACAATCTCGACTTCACAAGAAAACGACTCAAACTCTTTAATAACATCAATTACCTTAGAATTTCTAATATCACTTACATCTTCCTTAAAAGTTGCTCCCATAATTAAGATACGAGAATCAATAATACTTTTACCTTTTGCTAAAATTCGTTTTACACATTGTTTAGCAACATAGAAGCCCATTGAATCATTTACATACCTACCAGAATTAATAATTTTGGCATGATAACCTAATGATTTTGCTTTATGTGTTAAATAGTAAGGATCTACCCCAATACAGTGTCCTCCTACTAAACCAGGGAAGAACTTTAAGAAATTCCATTTTGTTCCAGCTGCCTCTAATACTTCATAGGTATTTATCCCCATTCTTCCAAAGATGATAGATAGCTCATTCATCAATGCAATGTTTACATCTCTTTGTGTATTTTCTATAATCTTAGCTGCTTCGGCTACTTTTAATGAAGACGCTCTATGTACCCCTGCATCAACAACTAACTCGTAGGTTTTTGCTATATTTTCTAACGACTCTGGAGTATCTCCTGAAGCCACTTTTACTATACTAGCCAAAGTGTGTACCTTATCTCCTGGATTAATTCTCTCGGGAGAATATCCCACATTAAAATCTTCTTTCCATTTTAATCCAGAAACTTCTTCTAAAACAGGAATACAATCTTCTTCAGTACACCCTGGATACACTGTTGATTCATAAACAACATAATCCCCTTTCTTTAACGCTTTACCAACTGTTGTAGATGCAGAAATCAAAGGTCTAATGTTTGGTTCTTTACTCGCATCAATTGGCGTTGGCACAGCTACAACAAAAAAGTTAGCTTCTTTTAAATCATCTATATTTGCTGTAAACTGAATATCACACCCCTCAAAATCTGAAGCTTCTAATTCATTACTTGGATCAACATTATTACGCATCATTTCAACACGTTTTTCATTAATATCAAAACCAATTACCTTTATTTTTTTTGCAAATTCTAGTGCAATAGGTAAACCTACGTAACCTAATCCTACTACAGCTAATTTTGCTTCTTTATCTACTAATTTATTATACATATCTTTTTTTAGATTTAAAGATCACTTCGCCTAAAGATTGAAACTTTAAGACATTGCTTTAATTCAAGACTTCTAAATTAATTTAAAAAATACTTAAAGTAAAAAAAAGTCTTGATGTCTTTTATCTTTAAGTCTCGTTTCTTTTTTTTAATACCCTTGTTGATCTCTTACTTCGTAAATTCTTTCAATAATATCGACTACTTTCAGTCCTTCCAATGCATTTGTGGTGGCAGTTGTTCTACCTTTTAATGTATCAACTACATTTTCTATCACATAATGATGGTTCGCAGCTGACCCTTTATATTGTCCATAATCATTTGGTGGATTTGAAGGAGGCAATTCTGGCATATCATAATCCTCGATATGACAATACTCTACTTCATTCATATACTGTCCCCCAACTTTTACGCTTCCTTTACTTCCTATAATGGTAATGCTACTTTCTAAATTTTTATTCCAAACCGCAGTAGAATAATTCAAACTTCCCATCCCTCCATCAACAAAATCAAAAGAGACAAAACCTGAATCTTCGAAATCAGTTGTTTCTTTATGTGTGAAATCACCAAACTTACCTTTGATGTTTGTGATATCACCAAACAACCAATACATAATATCAATGAAATGAGAAAACTGCGTAAACAATGTCCCTCCATCTAATTCTTGAACTCCTTTCCAGCCACCTTTTTTATAATAGCGATCATCACGATTCCAGTAACAGTTTACCTGCACCATAAAAGTGTCTCCAATAATTTTATTTTCTACGATTTCTTTTAACCAAACCGAAGGTGGAGAATATCTATTTTGCATTACAGCAAAAACATGCTTATGATTTCTCAAAGCTTTATAAATAACACTTTCACACTTTGCTTTAGATAAACCAATTGGCTTTTCTACTACAATATGTTTGTGTTTATCCAATGCCAACACTGCTTGGTCAGAATGTAAACCATTGGGCGTACAAATATTTGCGACATCAAAATCAATTCCACTAGCTAACAACTCTTCAATAGAAGAGAAAAAAGGTGTTGCTCCAAATGGCTCTAATGCTAAACTCTCTTTGGGACTTACATCACAAAGTCCTACGAGTTCTGATTCAGCATTATTCATTATCATTGTAGCATGGCGTTTACCAATATGTCCACAACCAACTACTACAAATCTTATTTTGTCATTTTCTTTATACTCCGCCATTATTTTATTCTTGTTACAGTATTATTTTCCAATAAATATTCTTGCCCACTTTCATCACAAACAGCTTTCCCGTCTTCATCAAAATTCAAACGAATTCCATATTCACTTACCCAACCTATTTGCTTAGATGGATTACCTACCACAAGTGCAAAGTTAGGAATATCTTTGGTAACTACCGCGCCTGCTCCTATAAAAGCATATTCACCGATATCGTGTCCACATACAATAGTTGCATTAGCTCCAATAGACGCTCCTTTTTTTACCACTGTTTTTAAATAAGAATCCCTACGATTTACTGCACTTCTGGGATTAATCACATTGGTAAAAACCATAGATGGACCTAGAAAAACATCATCCTCACATACAACTCCTGTATAGATCGAAACATTGTTTTGAACTTTTACATTTTTACCTAAGGTAACATCAGGAGAAACCACAACATTTTGTCCAATATTGCACCCCTCTCCTAACTTACAGTTGGGCATAATATGGCTAAAGTGCCATATTTTTGTTCCTTTTCCTATTTCACAACCTTCATCAATAAAAGCCGATTCGTGAGCAAAATATGCTTTCTCCATAAGTTTACTTTTTTATATATCCCTCAAAGTTATTATGATCTTTTTTGTATAGCTCCTCTTCCGAAAGGGATTTAAAATATTCATACGTTATTTTCAGCCCCTCTGATCGACTAACTTTTGGTTCCCAATTTAAGATTGCTTTGGCCTTATCGATATTCGGCTGTCTTTGCATTGGATCGTCTGTTGGCAATGGTTTATAAATTACTTTTTGAGTTGTACCTGTTAACTTAATGATTTCTTCGGCAAACTCACCTATTGTAATTTCATCTGGATTTCCAATATTAACGGGCTCAGCATAATCTGAAAGTAATAAACGATAGATCCCCTCTACTAAGTCATCAACATAACAAAAAGACCTTGTTTGTTTTCCATCTCCAAACACCGTTAAATCCTCTCCCCTAAGAGCCTGTCCTATAAAAGCTGGTAAAACTCTTCCATCATTTAATCGCATTCTCGGCCCATAAGTATTAAAAATACGAACGATTCTTGTTTCCACTCCATGATACCTATGGTATGCCATAGTAATTGCCTCTTGAAAACGTTTTGCTTCATCATATACCCCTCTAGGCCCTATTGGGTTTACATTCCCCCAATACTCTTCTGTTTGAGGATGTACTTCAGGATCTCCATAAACTTCAGAAGTTGAGGCAATAATCATTCTCGCTCCTTTTGCTTTAGCTAAGCCTAATAAATTATGGGTTCCTAAAGACCCAACTTTCAAGGTTTGAATCGGAATCTTTAAATAATCAATCGGGCTTGCTGGAGAAGCAAAATGTAAAATATAATCCAAGTCACCAGCTACATGTACATAATTGGAAACATCATGGTGAGCAAATTCAAAATTTTTCAACCCAAAAAGGTGCTCAATATTTTCCATTCTTCCAGTAATAAGGTTATCCATTCCTATTACATAATAGCCTTCTTTTATAAAACGGTCACATAAATGGGATCCTAAAAACCCCGCTGCTCCAGTTATTAAAACTCTTTTCATTTAAAAATCTTGTCCTTTTTATTTGACTGTTAAACGTCCAATACTTTCATAGTAATATCCTCTTTTTTCCATATCCTTTAAATCATAAAGGTTACGTCCATCAAATATTACTTTATTTTTTAGTGCTTTATCTATTCTCTCAAAATCAGGTGTTCTAAACACTGACCATTCTGTTGCGATCAACAAAGCATCTGCCCCTTCTAAAGCTTCGTATAAATTGCTAGCATAAGTAATTAAATCGCCTTTAACACCTTTTACATTATCCATTGCCTCAGGATCAAAAGCACAAATTTCTGCTCCTGACTTAGTCAGTTCATCTATCATATATAACGCAGGAGCCTCTCTAATATCATCTGTATCTGGTTTAAAAGCTAATCCCCACAACGCTAACTTTTTACCTTTTAAGTCGTTTCCAAAATATTTTTTTACTTTCTCAGCAAGTGTTAATTTTTGTCGATGGTTAACATCCATTACTGAATCAATAATTTCAAAATTAAAGTTAACTTCTTTACCTGACTTAACTAATGCTTGAACATCTTTAGGGAAACAACTTCCTCCATAACCAATACCTGGGAATAAGAAACGGTTTCCGATACGTGTATCTGTTCCCATCCCTCTTCTAACAGCATCAACATCAGCACCTATCAATTCACAATAATTAGCTATTTCATTCATAAATGTAATTTTTGTAGCTAAAAATGAATTGGCTGCATATTTTGTTAATTCTGCAGATTTTTCATCCATAAAGATGATTGGATTTCCTTGTCTTACGAACGGTTTATACAAACGATTCATTACTTCTCTAGCCTTTTCTGAAGTAGTTCCAATCACCACTCTATCTGGCTTTAAGAAATCATCTACAGCAAACCCTTCTCTTAAAAACTCTGGGTTTGAAACAACATCAAACTCTACCGTTGTTTTTTGAGCAATTGCAGCTGTTACTTTTTCTGCAGTACCTACAGGAACTGTACTTTTATCAACAATAACTTTATAGTCTGTAATCATTTCTCCCAGTTGCTCAGCAACTCCTAAAATATAGGACAAATCAGCTGATCCATCTTCTCCAGGAGGTGTTGGTAGTGCTAAAAAGATGATCTCTGCATCTTTAATCGCTTCTGCCAATTCTGTTGTAAACCTTAAGCGGTTAGCCTTAATGTTTCTTTCAAAAAGTACATCTAAGTGCGGTTCATAAATCGGAACTTCTCCATTTCTCATTTTCGCAACTTTTGCCTCATCAATATCTACACAAACAACATCGTTTCCTGTTTCTGCAAAACATGTTCCTGTCACTAACCCCACATAACCTGTTCCTACAACTGCTATTTTCATTCTTTAATTTTTATTTTAATTTTCCTAAAATAAGTATTTAGGAATAATTTTCTCTTGAATTTTATTTTCTTATGAATTCTTTAACTGATTCTATAATATAGTTCAATTCTTCCGTTTTCAATTCTGTATGCATAGGAAGAGATATAACAGAACTACACAACTCCATTGTTACAGGAAATTTTTCATCAGTAACTCCTTCTTGTAAATAGGCTTTCTGATTGTGAAGCGCTAGTGGATAATACACCATAGACGGGATTCCCTTTTCTTTTAGATGCGCTTGTAATTCGGCCCTATTCACTCCTTTTAACTTTAACGTATACTGATGAAACACATGGGTTGAATAATCTGCTACAAAAGGTATTTCAATATTCGCTTCATCTTTAAATGCAGCATTGTAATACATCGCAGCCTTATACCTTGCTTGATTATATGTATCGAGATGTGGTAATTTCTTTCTTAAAATTGCTGCCTGAATGGAGTCTAACCTTGAGTTCACTCCCACTTCTTCATGATAATAGCGCTCATACATTCCATGATTAACAATAGCTTTTAATCGCTTAGCTAACGCTGCATCATTAGTAAACAAAGCACCTCCATCACCATAGCATCCTAAATTTTTAGAGGGAAAAAATGAGGTTGTACCAATATCTCCAATAGTTCCTGCTTTCTTTACCGTCCCATCTTTAAATTTATATTCAGCGCCTATTGCTTGGGCTGTATCTTCTACGACATATAAATTGTGCCTTTTAGCAATAGCCAACACCCCTTCCATATCTACACATTGACCAAACAAATGGACTGGTATTATTGCCTTAGTTTTCGGTGTAATTGCTTTTTCTATCTCTTCTAAATTAATCGAAAAAGTTGCGCTATCAACATCCACTAAAACGGGCTTTAGCTTTAACAAGCCAATAACTTCTACGGTTGCTGCAAAAGTAAAATCGGCTGTAATAACCTCATCTCCCGGCTCAAGCCCCAAGGCCATGAGCGCAATTTGCAATGCATCGGTTCCGTTTCCACACGCAATGACATGATTAACATTTAAATACTCCTCTAGTTCCTCTTGGAATTTGGCCACCTCAGGCCCTTTTATAAAAGCCGTAGAATTTATGACCTCCTGAATTGACGAATCTACCTCTTCTTTTATTTTTAAATATTGACTCTTTAAGTCAACCATTTGGATATTTCTCATCTAATATTTTATTACTAAATATTTTGTTTCTAGATTTTTAGAAAACACACCCCACAAATATACTGAATGAATTAAAGTATTTGTAAGAAAAATTAAAAAAACATTCTTCAATCAAAATACTAATTTCATCCACCAATAAACATTAAATAACATAAATAAAAAAAAAGAACAAAAAATCTTGAAGAAAAATTCATATTTTGTACTTTTCAGGCCTTTTACTATTACCAACAATGCAAATTTACTTTACAATACTTTTGACATCAATGTTATTACCTATATATGCTATAGGTCAGACACATGCAGTAATAGCAGGAAACACTTCTCTTATCAATCTTGACAGCTCCTTTCTTATTGTAAAAGGCACTCTTCTAATCAACACTAACAGTCCTATAAAAAACAATGGAAATATAGAACTGACCAATGACTGGATCAACAACTCTGGTACTGAAGGTTTCACAACCAACAGCAATGGAAAAGTTACATTTAATGGCCTCAACCAATCAATTGATGGCTCTTCTTCAACATCCTTTTACCGGTTAAAACTTGAAAATGACACCAAAACGGCCTTACAAACAATCAAAATAAAGGACTCTTTTAATTTGATGAATACAATATTGGAAACCAATGACAATCAAATTATTTTATCTAACCCCAACAATGAAGCTTTAATTTGGGAAAACAGTTTTATTACCTCATCCAGTATAGAAGGTTATTTTATTCGTTCTACGAATTCCACTAATACTTACCCATTTCCTGTTGGAAATAATATGTTGGAAAATCAAATGAGAGTCGTAGAGTTAACCCCTACTTCTTCTGACTCCAGCTCATTTGGAGTTGCTTTATCCATCACCTCTCCCTCTAATGAAACAGGAATATCTGCTGCTGGTTCAACCGCTCCATTCCCCGTGGAAAATAAAGCTATTGACGTAAAAGCCATTAACACTTCTTTTTACCATAGAATCCACCAATTCTTTGGGAACAATCAAGTAAACACCAAAATCTACTTCCAACAATCAGACGACCACAATGAAATTACATACAGAAGTCTAGCCAACTGGAACTCCACTGATAATGAATGGCAGAATAACGACTTCACCATTTCTACAACAGATTCTATTATTACACCATATAATATTCCTACTGCTATTGCTATCAGTAATACACCTATCAATAATATTGATGACATCTACGCCTTAAATGGTATCAACCTTATATTCCCTAATTCTTTTACTCCAAATAGTGATGGGTTTAATGACCTCTTCGAAATAGAATATTTATCTGAAGAATATCCAGAGAACGAAATTACGATTTACAATAGATGGGGAGAAATTGTTTATAAAGCTGCACCATACCTCAACGACTGGGACGGCACATCTACAAGTAAAGGACTAAAACTAATGGGGAACACACTTCCTGAGGACACTTATTTTTATACCTTAACCCTTGGTCCCAACAGTCCAATAATTAAAAAATATATAGAACTAATACGAGATTAATTGAAATGCACTTCCCAAACCTAAACATATCACATTATGCATTGAAGTCTCTTCTTATAGTATTGACAATTTGCTGTTCTATAAAAACGAATGCTCAGTTAAATGCGCAAGTAAACCAGTATATGGTTTATCAACCTTACCTTAACTTTGCTGCTGCATCTAGCTATGAAACAGTTAACGCTGCTCTTTTTTACAGGAATCAATGGACTGGCTTTGAAGGAGCACCTGTTACTTACGGACTTGGTGTAGCCATTCCAATCCCTAAAAAAAACAGCATTAAACATTCTAACAGCACCATTGGATTATCTTTGAGAAGAGAAGAAATTGGCATCCATCGAAATGATGCTTTAAGTATTGATTATGGATATAGATTTCAACTAAACAGATCTACTTTTGTAAGTTTCTCCCTATCTCCTACACTTCGCTTTTTAAATGATAATTTCGGCTTAACAATACTCAATGATGTTGACCCTTTTTTAAACCAAACAGCTGTTAGTAAAACTGCTCCTAACTTCAAATTTGGTTCCTATTTATTTAAAAATGACTTTTATGTGGGGTTTACAACTGCCAATCTACTCTACAATAACATCTACCAAGACAATTCTTCCTACGCTGTAGAGACAGGTTTTGACCCTAAAAAAATCAACTATATTTTACATAGTGGATATCAGTACCACTTAAATAGAAACAATAGCATTATAACCTCTGGACTCATCCAAATTGCAGAGGGAGCCAACCTACACTATAACCTTAACGTTCTTTGGAGCACTCTTTCTGAAAAACTAGGAATAGGGGCTTCCTACAGAAGTACCAATAGTCTTGTTTTCATAACCAATTTCCAAATTCACAAACAATTTAAGCTTTCTTATGCTTATCAATACTCCTTATCGGAATTGAGTAACTACCAAAATGGTAGTCATGAATTACTATTGGTTTATCAAGTAAAACCCAAAAAGAAATTAATTAGAATAAGAACACCCCGATTTTAAACGATTAGATTATGATTAATA encodes the following:
- the paaJ gene encoding phenylacetate-CoA oxygenase subunit PaaJ; amino-acid sequence: MSEEAIIWKLLEAVPDPEIPVLSVIDLGVIRKIDLQNDQTLITITPTYSGCPAMNQFEDDITTHLTKHGYQNIIIKTSYNPAWTTDWLSEEAKHKLEKYGIAPPQEKTTDKSFLLGEQPTVRCPQCKSTHTKLVSQFGSTACKALYQCNDCKEPFDYFKCL
- a CDS encoding GH25 family lysozyme; translation: MIRLYCLFLFLLLAFYGCKNENLGIAHEAYVFGIDVSHYQGNINWRKVKTSHHPIEFVFIRATMGQDGKDQQFEVNWKGAKAADLVRGVYHYYRPNENSSKQFQNFIQHVKLSKGDFFPVLDVEEMSKYGVKNLQKGVANWLALAEEKYGVKPILYTSRSFYNSYLKNEFKAYPLWVASYSSKNKLRGLTWNFHQFTEKVRVNGIVGTVDGNDFNGTKEELSSFCF
- the rfbB gene encoding dTDP-glucose 4,6-dehydratase, translated to MKNILVTGGCGFIGSHVVRLFVTQYPNYHIVNLDKLTYAGNPENLSDIEEHSNYTFVKGDINDAPFLFELFKEYQFDAVIHLAAESHVDRSIANPNEFIMTNIVGTLNLLNAARAIWQEQLEGKIFYHISTDEVYGSLGDTGYFYETTPYDPRSPYSASKASSDHIVRAYYHTFNIPVKLSNCSNNYGSHQFPEKLLPLMINNIKNNKPLPVYGEGLNVRDWLWVVDHARAIDDIFHKGKLGETYNIGGHNEWKNIDIVHLLCDTMDEKLGRPKGTSRNLITFVKDRAGHDMRYAIDATKIKEDLGWEPSVTFEQGMNITIDWYLANQQWMDNITSGDYQKYYEEQYKER
- a CDS encoding nucleotide sugar dehydrogenase, yielding MYNKLVDKEAKLAVVGLGYVGLPIALEFAKKIKVIGFDINEKRVEMMRNNVDPSNELEASDFEGCDIQFTANIDDLKEANFFVVAVPTPIDASKEPNIRPLISASTTVGKALKKGDYVVYESTVYPGCTEEDCIPVLEEVSGLKWKEDFNVGYSPERINPGDKVHTLASIVKVASGDTPESLENIAKTYELVVDAGVHRASSLKVAEAAKIIENTQRDVNIALMNELSIIFGRMGINTYEVLEAAGTKWNFLKFFPGLVGGHCIGVDPYYLTHKAKSLGYHAKIINSGRYVNDSMGFYVAKQCVKRILAKGKSIIDSRILIMGATFKEDVSDIRNSKVIDVIKEFESFSCEVEIVDPHADSEEFMEEYGYELTAAPSGKYDAVVLAVNHKEYTQLNEEYFKSILTDIGEFVDIKGVYKNQFQDLSYWSL
- a CDS encoding Gfo/Idh/MocA family oxidoreductase, with the translated sequence MAEYKENDKIRFVVVGCGHIGKRHATMIMNNAESELVGLCDVSPKESLALEPFGATPFFSSIEELLASGIDFDVANICTPNGLHSDQAVLALDKHKHIVVEKPIGLSKAKCESVIYKALRNHKHVFAVMQNRYSPPSVWLKEIVENKIIGDTFMVQVNCYWNRDDRYYKKGGWKGVQELDGGTLFTQFSHFIDIMYWLFGDITNIKGKFGDFTHKETTDFEDSGFVSFDFVDGGMGSLNYSTAVWNKNLESSITIIGSKGSVKVGGQYMNEVEYCHIEDYDMPELPPSNPPNDYGQYKGSAANHHYVIENVVDTLKGRTTATTNALEGLKVVDIIERIYEVRDQQGY
- a CDS encoding N-acetyltransferase produces the protein MEKAYFAHESAFIDEGCEIGKGTKIWHFSHIMPNCKLGEGCNIGQNVVVSPDVTLGKNVKVQNNVSIYTGVVCEDDVFLGPSMVFTNVINPRSAVNRRDSYLKTVVKKGASIGANATIVCGHDIGEYAFIGAGAVVTKDIPNFALVVGNPSKQIGWVSEYGIRLNFDEDGKAVCDESGQEYLLENNTVTRIK
- a CDS encoding SDR family oxidoreductase codes for the protein MKRVLITGAAGFLGSHLCDRFIKEGYYVIGMDNLITGRMENIEHLFGLKNFEFAHHDVSNYVHVAGDLDYILHFASPASPIDYLKIPIQTLKVGSLGTHNLLGLAKAKGARMIIASTSEVYGDPEVHPQTEEYWGNVNPIGPRGVYDEAKRFQEAITMAYHRYHGVETRIVRIFNTYGPRMRLNDGRVLPAFIGQALRGEDLTVFGDGKQTRSFCYVDDLVEGIYRLLLSDYAEPVNIGNPDEITIGEFAEEIIKLTGTTQKVIYKPLPTDDPMQRQPNIDKAKAILNWEPKVSRSEGLKITYEYFKSLSEEELYKKDHNNFEGYIKK
- a CDS encoding UDP-glucose/GDP-mannose dehydrogenase family protein, yielding MKIAVVGTGYVGLVTGTCFAETGNDVVCVDIDEAKVAKMRNGEVPIYEPHLDVLFERNIKANRLRFTTELAEAIKDAEIIFLALPTPPGEDGSADLSYILGVAEQLGEMITDYKVIVDKSTVPVGTAEKVTAAIAQKTTVEFDVVSNPEFLREGFAVDDFLKPDRVVIGTTSEKAREVMNRLYKPFVRQGNPIIFMDEKSAELTKYAANSFLATKITFMNEIANYCELIGADVDAVRRGMGTDTRIGNRFLFPGIGYGGSCFPKDVQALVKSGKEVNFNFEIIDSVMDVNHRQKLTLAEKVKKYFGNDLKGKKLALWGLAFKPDTDDIREAPALYMIDELTKSGAEICAFDPEAMDNVKGVKGDLITYASNLYEALEGADALLIATEWSVFRTPDFERIDKALKNKVIFDGRNLYDLKDMEKRGYYYESIGRLTVK
- a CDS encoding DegT/DnrJ/EryC1/StrS family aminotransferase, which codes for MRNIQMVDLKSQYLKIKEEVDSSIQEVINSTAFIKGPEVAKFQEELEEYLNVNHVIACGNGTDALQIALMALGLEPGDEVITADFTFAATVEVIGLLKLKPVLVDVDSATFSINLEEIEKAITPKTKAIIPVHLFGQCVDMEGVLAIAKRHNLYVVEDTAQAIGAEYKFKDGTVKKAGTIGDIGTTSFFPSKNLGCYGDGGALFTNDAALAKRLKAIVNHGMYERYYHEEVGVNSRLDSIQAAILRKKLPHLDTYNQARYKAAMYYNAAFKDEANIEIPFVADYSTHVFHQYTLKLKGVNRAELQAHLKEKGIPSMVYYPLALHNQKAYLQEGVTDEKFPVTMELCSSVISLPMHTELKTEELNYIIESVKEFIRK
- a CDS encoding gliding motility-associated C-terminal domain-containing protein yields the protein MLLPIYAIGQTHAVIAGNTSLINLDSSFLIVKGTLLINTNSPIKNNGNIELTNDWINNSGTEGFTTNSNGKVTFNGLNQSIDGSSSTSFYRLKLENDTKTALQTIKIKDSFNLMNTILETNDNQIILSNPNNEALIWENSFITSSSIEGYFIRSTNSTNTYPFPVGNNMLENQMRVVELTPTSSDSSSFGVALSITSPSNETGISAAGSTAPFPVENKAIDVKAINTSFYHRIHQFFGNNQVNTKIYFQQSDDHNEITYRSLANWNSTDNEWQNNDFTISTTDSIITPYNIPTAIAISNTPINNIDDIYALNGINLIFPNSFTPNSDGFNDLFEIEYLSEEYPENEITIYNRWGEIVYKAAPYLNDWDGTSTSKGLKLMGNTLPEDTYFYTLTLGPNSPIIKKYIELIRD
- a CDS encoding PorP/SprF family type IX secretion system membrane protein, producing MHFPNLNISHYALKSLLIVLTICCSIKTNAQLNAQVNQYMVYQPYLNFAAASSYETVNAALFYRNQWTGFEGAPVTYGLGVAIPIPKKNSIKHSNSTIGLSLRREEIGIHRNDALSIDYGYRFQLNRSTFVSFSLSPTLRFLNDNFGLTILNDVDPFLNQTAVSKTAPNFKFGSYLFKNDFYVGFTTANLLYNNIYQDNSSYAVETGFDPKKINYILHSGYQYHLNRNNSIITSGLIQIAEGANLHYNLNVLWSTLSEKLGIGASYRSTNSLVFITNFQIHKQFKLSYAYQYSLSELSNYQNGSHELLLVYQVKPKKKLIRIRTPRF